A window of the Emys orbicularis isolate rEmyOrb1 chromosome 1, rEmyOrb1.hap1, whole genome shotgun sequence genome harbors these coding sequences:
- the DPT gene encoding dermatopontin: MDLVLLCVFLPLVTVAWGQYGDYNYQHYDYGGNDGWVNVYRQGFNFQCPHGQVIVAVRSTFSKKEGSDRLWNYACMPTPQSLGEPTECWWEEINRAGMQWYQTCSNNGLVAGFQSQYFPSVLDREWQFYCCRYSRRCPYSCSMTTEQPGHYGEDMDMMMYTYDHYIRGATTTFSAVDRDRQWKFIICRMTDFDCQFQNL, translated from the exons ATGGACCTTGTTCTTCTCTGTGTGTTCCTGCCACTGGTGACGGTGGCTTGGGGCCAGTATGGGGATTATAACTATCAACACTATGACTACGGGGGTAATGATGGGTGGGTCAATGTGTATCGTCAGGGCTTCAACTTCCAGTGCCCCCATGGCCAGGTGATAGTGGCAGTAAGGAGCACTTTCAGCAAGAAGGAAGGCTCTGACAGACTGTGGAACTATGCATGCATGCCTACGCCCCAGAGTCTTGGGGAACCAACAGAATGCTGGTGGGAAGAGATCAACAGAGCTGGAATGCAATG GTATCAGACCTGTTCAAATAATGGACTGGTGGCAGGGTTCCAGAGCCAGTATTTTCCATCTGTGCTTGATCGGGAGTGGCAATTTTACTGCTGCCGCTACAGCCGGAGATGCCCATACTCCTGTAG TATGACAACAGAACAGCCAGGACACTATGGAGAAGATATGGACATGATGATGTACACTTATGATCATTACATCCGGGGAGCAACTACTACTTTCTCTGCTGTGGACAG GGATCGTCAGTGGAAGTTCATCATCTGCAGGATGACAGACTTTGACTGTCAATTTCAAAACCTTTAG